CCTCCATCCCGTACGCGATCCCGATCATGCCGGCTGCAGACTCCTCGCCGCTGATCATGTCCATGTTCAATTCCACCGGGCCCCAGGCCTTGGCCCCTTTCCAAGCCCTGATGCCGCCCTTCATATCGTAGACCTGTTCGAACCCTTTGCCTTTCAGCATCTGCGCAGCGACACGGCTGCGCCCCCCGATGGCTCAGTAGACGAAGAGCGGTTGATCCCGCCTCAACTCCCCCGTCCTGCCCTCGAGCTCGGGCAGGGGGATCAGCCGGGCCCCGGGGATATGCCCCTTCTCGTACTCGCCCGGCTGGCGGACATCCAGGAAGGTGTAAGTTCCCGCCTCGTGCCCGGCCATGAAGGCCTTGACCTCCTCCGGCGGCAGGGAATCGACGTGCCCGAACAGATGTTTGATGGAAATCATGGCAATCCTTTCCGTCCAAGATGAGAAATACGGTCTAAACACTCAAAATAACAGACCAATATACAAAAAGCCTCTCTCCGACTATAAACGCGTGAGTCCAGTTCGGAAATCCCATTTCCCCCACCATAAATCGCCTCCTCAAGCTGAAATGAGGATTTTGGACCCGTATCGAGACGCAATCTGGAAACAAAGTTTTGGACACGACCCTGTGTCCACCCGGAAATGAGGATTTTTGGCCAATATCAAGACAATCAAGCGTTTGTGCGGAGGCGACCTGCAGGTCGCCGCACAAGCAAACGTGCAGATCAACGCAGAGATTGGCCAAAAAGACCATTTCCGGCCGGGAAACTAGGATTGGATCGGCCCGTACATGCGCTCACGCATCAGTCGGATCGTCCCGGCATAGTCGGCCGTGCCGAAGATGGCGGACCCCGCCACGAAGACATCCGCCCCGGCCGCCGCGACCTTCCCGATCGTATCCGGTCCGATCCCGCCGTCCACCTCGACGGCGGTCCGAAGCCCCCTCTCCTCGATCATCCGCCGCAGCAGCTCGATCTTCGGGATGACCGCCGGGATGAACCGCTGGCCGCCGAACCCCGGGTTCACCGTCATCAACAGCACCATGTCGAGGTCGGACAGGACGTATTCCAGGACCTCCAGGCCGGTCGCAGGATTGAGGGAAACGGCGGCCTGCACGCCGAGGTCCTTGATGGCGTGGATGCTCCGGTGGAGGTGGCGCAGGGTCTCCGGGTGGACCGTCAGGATGTCCGCGCCGGCCTTGGCGAACTCGCCCACATAGTGGTCCGGGTCGGAGATCATCAGGTGGACGTCCAGCGGCAGCGTGGTCGCCCGCCGCGCCGCCTCGACGATCAGGGGCCCGATGGTGATGTTGGGCACGAAATGCCCGTCCATGACATCGATGTGGATCATATCGGCCCCGGCGGCCTCCACTGCGCGGATCTCTTCCCCGAGCCGCGTGAAATCGGCCGAAAGGATGGAAGGGGCTATCTTTCCCAATGCATTTCTCCTGTCTGTGATGGTTTGATCAGGTTTTTAGAACGGGTTCATGGAGCCGCCCATGCCCACGCAAGCATCCGGCCACGGCTCCTCCCTCCTAGGATTTTTCGAATACGCCGCCCACGCCTCCGCGGGGGTCCGGCTCCCGCCCCTGCAGCCCGGCACAGCGCGCCCTCATCCCAAGCGGCCGGGAATTCGGGCTCGATCCCCGCCCCTGCGCCTCAGGAGCGCGCCGAAAAACCCGTCGAGCCCGTGGACATGCGGCAGGATCTCGAGGAACCCGTTCGCGTCGATGAGGGCCTGAGCCCCTTTCGGCGCGCGGGCGCGAAGATCCTCCTGCACCAGGTCGGGCCGGGTCGCCAGGAACGCCGCGACGACTTCTTCGTTTTCCTCCCGGGTCAGCGTACAGGTCCCGTAGAAG
This genomic stretch from Desulfatiglans anilini DSM 4660 harbors:
- the rpe gene encoding ribulose-phosphate 3-epimerase, translating into MGKIAPSILSADFTRLGEEIRAVEAAGADMIHIDVMDGHFVPNITIGPLIVEAARRATTLPLDVHLMISDPDHYVGEFAKAGADILTVHPETLRHLHRSIHAIKDLGVQAAVSLNPATGLEVLEYVLSDLDMVLLMTVNPGFGGQRFIPAVIPKIELLRRMIEERGLRTAVEVDGGIGPDTIGKVAAAGADVFVAGSAIFGTADYAGTIRLMRERMYGPIQS
- a CDS encoding rhodanese-like domain-containing protein, which codes for MISIKHLFGHVDSLPPEEVKAFMAGHEAGTYTFLDVRQPGEYEKGHIPGARLIPLPELEGRTGELRRDQPLFVY